The DNA segment TGACTTTTTATCAGAATTTCCTGTGATCATTTATGATGATTTGCTGCATTCAACAGGGTTCAAAAAGAGGGACATTCGGTCATTAAACGGAGATGCTGATTACTTGCTTGGCCAGAAATATTTTCCTTTCCTTGTCTGTGCCTCCCTTACTAGGGTGAAGCTTGAAAAAGTGAACCATTTATACAAAGAGAGTGTGATAATAGTGAGATTACTCATATGTCCTCCCTACATGTGTGTCATTCAAAGATGGCATGAAGAGGGATTCATGTAGCTGAAAAGAGAGTATCTGTTATCTTCAATTTACCATCCCCATTGTCTGGGGCGTGTTTTTGAGTATGCAAATTAACGTATAGACAATTTATTCCTTGTCAAATGTTATGAAAGACTTTATTTAAACTTCTGCTTTTACTGCCTTTGAAATGTTATCATGAATGTCTTGATGTCAAAAGATAAGAAGTTATTCTTTATTGGAACCCTTTTTACAAGCTggaaatatacatatacatcgTGGTTATTTtacaaaccaactactaaaaaagaaattaacattCATCCCACTTCTCCAAATCCATCGTGGGAATTAAGTAACTATATGCACTTCAAAATTCTCCCTCTGATGATGATCGATGCCTTAACCAAAATTTAAAGGCATGCTTTAGTAAGAGGTTCTCCTCCATTTTGCCAACCGCGACAAAAAGATTAGTACTTCAGATGGGTCACGCAAAGAGTATAAAGCGTTAGTTTCTCTTGGAATTGAAGACACTATAATTGGATAACCTTGCTCTCTACTCTGTATGACCTGCAGAAATTTGACAAaagcagtaaaaaaataagttatagcctttaattaggaaaatagaaaagaaaaaaaaaatgtgaacagAAGTTATCTTATCATCCCACCAGACAGTTTATTTTTGCTCAAGTATGCTTTTAAACGATTATGAGTTAATGACTTTAACATGACACAAACCATTACCTTGACTTTTAGTCCTAGTAtggagaatataaaaaattcttagCTATTCTGTTGTAATATATCTAATTATATTATGTAAAGGTTAAGAATGTTGCAGACAAGAGAGAGAACTAGAGTAAGCGTATACCTTAAAAGCATCTTCATCAGTTCTATCATCGCCAATATACACAGGAAGGATATCACTGCAACTGCTTAATCCTAATGTGTCAAGAAAATACTCTACAGCATTTCCTTTGTTCCACTTTATAGATGGCCTTATTTCCATAACCTACAAATAAGCAGTATTCAGTGCTTTGGTTCAAAACCTATAGAATTGAGTCTATCATAAACAGGTagaattaaaaatgtatatgaTTTGGGATACCTTTTTACCCTCTGTCAAGCAAAATTGTGGATTATTTTCAAGCACGGActtcactttctcttccaaaacATCATAATCCTGGATTTCAACATCATTCATTACCTTTAAATCTAgagatacttttaaaaaaaataggagaatAAATATTGCTcactaaattaaatattgtcAAGCAATGAGGAAAAGAGAAAtgccaagaaagaaaagaatgataagaaattagaaattaaaggTTACCTTTTCTTGGACCTGCCGGAAATGTACAGAGAGGCAGAATCCGTTGTCCTCTATCATTGCTccttttatttcctttactTCATTCTTTAGTACTCTTATTATCTGTTGGCACAAACAGTCAATCATTCAGTAAACTGTTAAATTTGACCCCTCTAACTCCAACTTGCATAACATTTACCAGTAATAATTGAACCATATTTATGCCTAATTAAGTAGTTTTTCTTACAataaattcattcattcaattttttgtaTACTGGACAGAGAGTACGTATATTATCCATAAAAGTGTTTGATGGAAGGGAAGAATTTGAGTTTATTAGGCATTCTCTTGTATCATCTACTAATTTAAGACATAacagattatttatttatttagattgCTGGATAatagatatttaattattataattggtCTTTGAGCTTTCATAGAGCTTAAACTTTTAAGTGATGAAGGatttttatctaatattatatccttaacatgttaaattattttttcaaaaattaatatttattggagACCTTAAGAGCATACAAAGACGACTATTTTTTCTCCCCATACCATTTATTTCATACCTAATGATTAGTTAAGATTGGAATCATATATCACTTGATTAAGAAACTCGATTAAGAAACTCAAACAACACTCCttggttttatatttattgtttaacACATCCaactttccttaaaaaaaacacatccagtttttacttttaataagaaaaaatatgagtaataatGCTTGAACTCTAAACTACATCATCGATCGTAAATGATTGGaaagcaaaatattttatttcatcttttaAGAGCTAGTGGTTGAAATTCTTAATTACTATATACTGTACATAAGAACCAATTAAATCAAGGAACGAGAAATATGGAAAGATCAATACGCAAAACCATAAAACGGCCATGTGTAATTTTACTGACCTCTCGAATTGCAGGCAAAAACTTCTTCGCAGGTTGAAAGGGAACCTCAATGccctaaaaattgaaaatattaacattaatgATTCAAGAGTGacatttaatttaagaaaataaaaaaacagtgACGAGtgcaaatttatattataaaaagtcATACATGCTTTATACCCCAAGAGAAAATTCTCACTAATTTACGATTATAAGTTATAACgcacatatatatattgcagtaaaaaagaaaacacatacAAATATTACAGTAAAAAAATGGTTATAgcatattttaaactttattttacaaaaaaaatacatagaattcaatattaaattctctttttgtttatataacTATTTCCTAAAGAAATACGCAGTCTTAAAAGGGTTCAACAAAATAATTGTCAGCACCGAGTTACTAACATTTGTGTTACGGGCAATGCCAAAATGCTTGCCGTCAGAAGATGTAACTGGCATTGAAGGTGCCATTATGTCCATGCCATGGCTCCCagcataatataaattatttaacttcacaaaatcttttacctgAACCACAAAATAAggagaaaattaaagaaagaaaaagaaaacgtaAACTTATAACTCTAATTCGGCTCCGAATATTGATCAACTTACCTTATCTCTGCTTCTTCCACTAATGATTGCTGTTGGAAAGTAAGTAGCAATTTCATACACTGCTGCACGCATCTGCCATTTACATTATACGCAAAATGCACTCAATTACAAGTTATATACGACAATTAGTAGAAAGAGTatagaaaaaagtatttaattaattacctcATCAGACATGAAAGCGCGATCAGGGTCATTTACAATTGGTGATAAGGTACCATCGTAGTCCAAAAAAACAATGATCCTCTTCCCATTGGCGCCTTTCATCAACCTATCAAACGTGTTCAATGCAGAGGGGTGCCTTACCTAGTCACACAAACAAATATCACATAACATGAGTTGGAAAAACCCCAAGTGCACGGTATCTTCATGAACTGATAAAACTGTTCGCTCTTGTATTTGTTACTTGGTTCTATATGtcacacttaaaaaaaaaacacagttttatcttttatatgagaatttataatttattgtatcATGTGTCTCCTTCAAGCAGTTGTCTTCTAGAGTGGATTTGATTCAGatgatgaaaatagaaaagatacaaataaaagagaaatgtttatattaaaataaagtataaaatgtgagtcccataaaaaaaatacaaaaattctttaatattatttt comes from the Glycine soja cultivar W05 chromosome 6, ASM419377v2, whole genome shotgun sequence genome and includes:
- the LOC114415526 gene encoding probable trehalose-phosphate phosphatase C, which gives rise to MKYLFILLVTFKIIKRKFTQLREAMGFQTSHSTKRIQQSIFKAKEDSIDAHENSLIRRTTLNFTDHTQTNSMFTLSSYNSWVVRHPSALNTFDRLMKGANGKRIIVFLDYDGTLSPIVNDPDRAFMSDEMRAAVYEIATYFPTAIISGRSRDKVKDFVKLNNLYYAGSHGMDIMAPSMPVTSSDGKHFGIARNTNGIEVPFQPAKKFLPAIREIIRVLKNEVKEIKGAMIEDNGFCLSVHFRQVQEKDYDVLEEKVKSVLENNPQFCLTEGKKVMEIRPSIKWNKGNAVEYFLDTLGLSSCSDILPVYIGDDRTDEDAFKVIQSREQGYPIIVSSIPRETNALYSLRDPSEVLIFLSRLAKWRRTSY